In Gallus gallus isolate bGalGal1 chromosome 8, bGalGal1.mat.broiler.GRCg7b, whole genome shotgun sequence, one DNA window encodes the following:
- the KIF2C gene encoding kinesin-like protein KIF2C isoform X3, producing MDPRVYRYVCPGRVVNIQRSNGLIHKATVKEVNLQQSSVSVEWCEAGVVKGKEIEIDDVITINPELAEELPTAEVKENFPLQENVTTQIQKRRSTLSKIPAPREAVTSNVSAPEQKIAAVRGRSRMSVITESQHNLQENEMGVDPRASTQIRNNLAVPAGRTRASRLRCAPEIVLPNGNGITEDNLPSARISSSQSPVRRKSNIVKEMEKMKNRREEKRAQLSEIRTKRAQEIDSSCPNWEFARMIREFRATLDCQPISISDPIEEHRICVCVRKRPLNKQEINKKECDVITVPSKCVLLVHEPKQKVDLTKYLETQTFRFDFSFDECASNEMVYRFTARPLVQTIFEGGKATCFAYGQTGSGKTHTMGGDFSGRAQNASKGIYAFASQDVFFLLSQPRYRSQDLDVYVTFFEIYNGKVFDLLNKKAKLRVLEDGKQQVQVVGLQEKQVSCSEDVIRMIEMGSACRTSGQTFANASSSRSHACFQIILRQRGKLVGKFSLVDLAGNERGADTSSADRQTRMEGAEINKSLLALKECIRALGQNKSHTPFRESKLTQVLRDSFIGTNSRTCMIAMISPGMSSCEYTLNTLRYADRVKELSPHNGGGETQNQMEIENEETEMSGGNLSKDEEEDLSPHLFSFREAMIQIGEREEKVVEQLRELRQKMTTELDYLLGIAEQPDYDLEMFVSRAKYFIEESSRNFLSARETLDALEAAMQLEEQASKKIRKQRHQ from the exons ATGGACCCGCGGGTTTACCGCTACGTTTGCCCTGGGCGCGTTGTCAACATCCAGCGCAGCAACG gtctGATCCACAAAGCGACGGTGAAGGAGGTGAACCTGCAGCAGTCCTCCGTGTCGGTGGAGTGGTGCGAGGCGGGCGTCGTCAAGGGCAAGGAG ATTGAGATTGATGATGTGATAACAATAAATCCTGAGTTAGCAGAAGAGCTACCTACTGCAGAAGTGAAAGAGAACTTCCCTTTGCAAGAGAATGTAACCACACAG ATACAGAAGCGTAGATCAACTCTATCAAAAATTCCTGCTCCACGGGAAG CAGTGACATCTAATGTCTCTGCACCTGAGCAGAAGATTGCAG cCGTGCGTGGCCGCTCTAGGATGTCTGTCATCACAGAATCTCAGCACAACCTCCAGGAAAATGAGATGGGAGTGGATCCCCGTGCTTCTACACAAATAAGAAACAACTTGGCAGTTCCTG CTGGCCGAACCAGGGCTAGTAGGCTGCGCTGTGCTCCAGAAATTGTGCTTCCAAATGGAAATGGCATTACAGAGGATAATCTGCCTTCTGCTAGAATAAGCTCTTCACAGAGCCCAG TTCGGAGAAAATCTAACATCGtgaaagagatggagaagatgaaaaacaggagagaagaaaagagagctcAACTTAGTGAAATCAGGACAAAACGTGCACAG GAAATCGACAGCAGTTGTCCGAACTGGGAGTTTGCACGGATGATCAGGGAATTCAGAGCAACTTTAGACTGCCAGCCAATATCCATATCTGACCCA ATAGAAGAACACagaatttgtgtgtgtgttaggAAGCGCCCCCTGAATAAACAAG aaataaacaaaaaggaatgtGATGTGATTACTGTTCCAAGCAAGTGTGTCCTGTTGGTGCATGAGCCAAAGCAGAAAGTGGACCTAACAAAATACCTCGAAACCCAAACATTTAGATTTGACTTTTCATTTGATGAGTGTGCTTCTAATGAAATGGTATACAG GTTCACTGCTAGGCCTCTTGTACAGACAATCTTTGAGGGTGGAAAGGCAACGTGTTTTGCATATGGTCAGACGGGCAGCGGCAAGACGCAt ACTATGGGTGGAGACTTCTCTGGGAGAGCACAGAATGCCTCAAAGGGCATATATGCTTTTGCAT CACAAGATGTCTTCTTTCTTCTAAGCCAGCCCAGATACAGGAGTCAGGACCTGGATGTCTATGTGactttctttgaaatatataaTGGAAAG GTGTTTGACCTCTTGAATAAGAAGGCAAAGCTTCGAGTCCTGGAGGATGGCAAGCAGCAGGTTCAGGTTGTTGGTCTGCAAGAGAAACAAGTCAGCTGTTCTGAAGATGTCATCAGAATGATTGAGATGGGCAGTGCTTGCAG GACATCTGGGCAGACTTTTGCAAATGCTAGCTCTTCACGGTCACATGCCTGCTTCCAAATCATACTACGTCAGAGAGGGAAATTGGTTGGCAAATTTTCCTTGGTGGATTTGGCAGGAAATGAGAGAGGTGCAGACACATCTAGTGCTGATCGACAGACACGAATGGAAGGTGCAGAAATCAATAAAAGCTTGCTGGCTTTGAAG GAATGTATCAGAGCTCTAGGCCAGAACAAATCTCATACTCCTTTCCGTGAAAGCAAGTTGACCCAGGTGCTAAGGGACTCTTTCATAGGAACGAACTCAAGGACCTGTATG ATAGCAATGATTTCTCCAGGCATGAGTTCATGCGAGTACACCTTAAACACACTGAGATACGCTGACAG GGTGAAAGAGCTGAGTCCTCATAATGGAGGTGGTGAAACACAGAATCAAATGGAGATTGAGaatgaggaaacagaaatgagcGGAGGAAAC CTGTCcaaggatgaggaggaagatCTCTCTCCCCACCTGTTTAGTTTCCGTGAAGCTATGATTCAAATTGGTGAACGGGAGGAGAAGGTTGTAGAACAGCTTCGAGAACTGAGACAG aaaatgacaaCTGAACTTGACTACCTCCTGGGAATCGCAGAACAACCAGACTACGACCTTGAGATGTTTGTGAGCAGAGCTAAGTACTTCATAGAAGAGAGCTCAAGAAACTTTCTTAGTGCCAGAG AAACACTGGATGCTCTGGAAGCAGCCATGCAACTAGAGGAGCAAGCCAGCAAGAAGATAAGAAAGCAGAGGCATCAGTAA
- the KIF2C gene encoding kinesin-like protein KIF2C isoform X10 encodes MDPRVYRYVCPGRVVNIQRSNGLIHKATVKEVNLQQSSVSVEWCEAGVVKGKEIEIDDVITINPELAEELPTAEVKENFPLQENVTTQIQKRRSTLSKIPAPREAVRGRSRMSVITESQHNLQENEMGVDPRASTQIRNNLAVPVRRKSNIVKEMEKMKNRREEKRAQLSEIRTKRAQEIDSSCPNWEFARMIREFRATLDCQPISISDPIEEHRICVCVRKRPLNKQEINKKECDVITVPSKCVLLVHEPKQKVDLTKYLETQTFRFDFSFDECASNEMVYRFTARPLVQTIFEGGKATCFAYGQTGSGKTHTMGGDFSGRAQNASKGIYAFASQDVFFLLSQPRYRSQDLDVYVTFFEIYNGKVFDLLNKKAKLRVLEDGKQQVQVVGLQEKQVSCSEDVIRMIEMGSACRTSGQTFANASSSRSHACFQIILRQRGKLVGKFSLVDLAGNERGADTSSADRQTRMEGAEINKSLLALKECIRALGQNKSHTPFRESKLTQVLRDSFIGTNSRTCMIAMISPGMSSCEYTLNTLRYADRVKELSPHNGGGETQNQMEIENEETEMSGGNVGLQCSLSKDEEEDLSPHLFSFREAMIQIGEREEKVVEQLRELRQKMTTELDYLLGIAEQPDYDLEMFVSRAKYFIEESSRNFLSARETLDALEAAMQLEEQASKKIRKQRHQ; translated from the exons ATGGACCCGCGGGTTTACCGCTACGTTTGCCCTGGGCGCGTTGTCAACATCCAGCGCAGCAACG gtctGATCCACAAAGCGACGGTGAAGGAGGTGAACCTGCAGCAGTCCTCCGTGTCGGTGGAGTGGTGCGAGGCGGGCGTCGTCAAGGGCAAGGAG ATTGAGATTGATGATGTGATAACAATAAATCCTGAGTTAGCAGAAGAGCTACCTACTGCAGAAGTGAAAGAGAACTTCCCTTTGCAAGAGAATGTAACCACACAG ATACAGAAGCGTAGATCAACTCTATCAAAAATTCCTGCTCCACGGGAAG cCGTGCGTGGCCGCTCTAGGATGTCTGTCATCACAGAATCTCAGCACAACCTCCAGGAAAATGAGATGGGAGTGGATCCCCGTGCTTCTACACAAATAAGAAACAACTTGGCAGTTCCTG TTCGGAGAAAATCTAACATCGtgaaagagatggagaagatgaaaaacaggagagaagaaaagagagctcAACTTAGTGAAATCAGGACAAAACGTGCACAG GAAATCGACAGCAGTTGTCCGAACTGGGAGTTTGCACGGATGATCAGGGAATTCAGAGCAACTTTAGACTGCCAGCCAATATCCATATCTGACCCA ATAGAAGAACACagaatttgtgtgtgtgttaggAAGCGCCCCCTGAATAAACAAG aaataaacaaaaaggaatgtGATGTGATTACTGTTCCAAGCAAGTGTGTCCTGTTGGTGCATGAGCCAAAGCAGAAAGTGGACCTAACAAAATACCTCGAAACCCAAACATTTAGATTTGACTTTTCATTTGATGAGTGTGCTTCTAATGAAATGGTATACAG GTTCACTGCTAGGCCTCTTGTACAGACAATCTTTGAGGGTGGAAAGGCAACGTGTTTTGCATATGGTCAGACGGGCAGCGGCAAGACGCAt ACTATGGGTGGAGACTTCTCTGGGAGAGCACAGAATGCCTCAAAGGGCATATATGCTTTTGCAT CACAAGATGTCTTCTTTCTTCTAAGCCAGCCCAGATACAGGAGTCAGGACCTGGATGTCTATGTGactttctttgaaatatataaTGGAAAG GTGTTTGACCTCTTGAATAAGAAGGCAAAGCTTCGAGTCCTGGAGGATGGCAAGCAGCAGGTTCAGGTTGTTGGTCTGCAAGAGAAACAAGTCAGCTGTTCTGAAGATGTCATCAGAATGATTGAGATGGGCAGTGCTTGCAG GACATCTGGGCAGACTTTTGCAAATGCTAGCTCTTCACGGTCACATGCCTGCTTCCAAATCATACTACGTCAGAGAGGGAAATTGGTTGGCAAATTTTCCTTGGTGGATTTGGCAGGAAATGAGAGAGGTGCAGACACATCTAGTGCTGATCGACAGACACGAATGGAAGGTGCAGAAATCAATAAAAGCTTGCTGGCTTTGAAG GAATGTATCAGAGCTCTAGGCCAGAACAAATCTCATACTCCTTTCCGTGAAAGCAAGTTGACCCAGGTGCTAAGGGACTCTTTCATAGGAACGAACTCAAGGACCTGTATG ATAGCAATGATTTCTCCAGGCATGAGTTCATGCGAGTACACCTTAAACACACTGAGATACGCTGACAG GGTGAAAGAGCTGAGTCCTCATAATGGAGGTGGTGAAACACAGAATCAAATGGAGATTGAGaatgaggaaacagaaatgagcGGAGGAAACGTAGGTCTTCAATGCAGT CTGTCcaaggatgaggaggaagatCTCTCTCCCCACCTGTTTAGTTTCCGTGAAGCTATGATTCAAATTGGTGAACGGGAGGAGAAGGTTGTAGAACAGCTTCGAGAACTGAGACAG aaaatgacaaCTGAACTTGACTACCTCCTGGGAATCGCAGAACAACCAGACTACGACCTTGAGATGTTTGTGAGCAGAGCTAAGTACTTCATAGAAGAGAGCTCAAGAAACTTTCTTAGTGCCAGAG AAACACTGGATGCTCTGGAAGCAGCCATGCAACTAGAGGAGCAAGCCAGCAAGAAGATAAGAAAGCAGAGGCATCAGTAA
- the KIF2C gene encoding kinesin-like protein KIF2C isoform X9 — protein sequence MQIEIDDVITINPELAEELPTAEVKENFPLQENVTTQIQKRRSTLSKIPAPREVAAVTSNVSAPEQKIAAVRGRSRMSVITESQHNLQENEMGVDPRASTQIRNNLAVPAGRTRASRLRCAPEIVLPNGNGITEDNLPSARISSSQSPVRRKSNIVKEMEKMKNRREEKRAQLSEIRTKRAQEIDSSCPNWEFARMIREFRATLDCQPISISDPIEEHRICVCVRKRPLNKQEINKKECDVITVPSKCVLLVHEPKQKVDLTKYLETQTFRFDFSFDECASNEMVYRFTARPLVQTIFEGGKATCFAYGQTGSGKTHTMGGDFSGRAQNASKGIYAFASQDVFFLLSQPRYRSQDLDVYVTFFEIYNGKVFDLLNKKAKLRVLEDGKQQVQVVGLQEKQVSCSEDVIRMIEMGSACRTSGQTFANASSSRSHACFQIILRQRGKLVGKFSLVDLAGNERGADTSSADRQTRMEGAEINKSLLALKECIRALGQNKSHTPFRESKLTQVLRDSFIGTNSRTCMIAMISPGMSSCEYTLNTLRYADRVKELSPHNGGGETQNQMEIENEETEMSGGNVGLQCSLSKDEEEDLSPHLFSFREAMIQIGEREEKVVEQLRELRQKMTTELDYLLGIAEQPDYDLEMFVSRAKYFIEESSRNFLSARETLDALEAAMQLEEQASKKIRKQRHQ from the exons ATGCAG ATTGAGATTGATGATGTGATAACAATAAATCCTGAGTTAGCAGAAGAGCTACCTACTGCAGAAGTGAAAGAGAACTTCCCTTTGCAAGAGAATGTAACCACACAG ATACAGAAGCGTAGATCAACTCTATCAAAAATTCCTGCTCCACGGGAAG TTGCAGCAGTGACATCTAATGTCTCTGCACCTGAGCAGAAGATTGCAG cCGTGCGTGGCCGCTCTAGGATGTCTGTCATCACAGAATCTCAGCACAACCTCCAGGAAAATGAGATGGGAGTGGATCCCCGTGCTTCTACACAAATAAGAAACAACTTGGCAGTTCCTG CTGGCCGAACCAGGGCTAGTAGGCTGCGCTGTGCTCCAGAAATTGTGCTTCCAAATGGAAATGGCATTACAGAGGATAATCTGCCTTCTGCTAGAATAAGCTCTTCACAGAGCCCAG TTCGGAGAAAATCTAACATCGtgaaagagatggagaagatgaaaaacaggagagaagaaaagagagctcAACTTAGTGAAATCAGGACAAAACGTGCACAG GAAATCGACAGCAGTTGTCCGAACTGGGAGTTTGCACGGATGATCAGGGAATTCAGAGCAACTTTAGACTGCCAGCCAATATCCATATCTGACCCA ATAGAAGAACACagaatttgtgtgtgtgttaggAAGCGCCCCCTGAATAAACAAG aaataaacaaaaaggaatgtGATGTGATTACTGTTCCAAGCAAGTGTGTCCTGTTGGTGCATGAGCCAAAGCAGAAAGTGGACCTAACAAAATACCTCGAAACCCAAACATTTAGATTTGACTTTTCATTTGATGAGTGTGCTTCTAATGAAATGGTATACAG GTTCACTGCTAGGCCTCTTGTACAGACAATCTTTGAGGGTGGAAAGGCAACGTGTTTTGCATATGGTCAGACGGGCAGCGGCAAGACGCAt ACTATGGGTGGAGACTTCTCTGGGAGAGCACAGAATGCCTCAAAGGGCATATATGCTTTTGCAT CACAAGATGTCTTCTTTCTTCTAAGCCAGCCCAGATACAGGAGTCAGGACCTGGATGTCTATGTGactttctttgaaatatataaTGGAAAG GTGTTTGACCTCTTGAATAAGAAGGCAAAGCTTCGAGTCCTGGAGGATGGCAAGCAGCAGGTTCAGGTTGTTGGTCTGCAAGAGAAACAAGTCAGCTGTTCTGAAGATGTCATCAGAATGATTGAGATGGGCAGTGCTTGCAG GACATCTGGGCAGACTTTTGCAAATGCTAGCTCTTCACGGTCACATGCCTGCTTCCAAATCATACTACGTCAGAGAGGGAAATTGGTTGGCAAATTTTCCTTGGTGGATTTGGCAGGAAATGAGAGAGGTGCAGACACATCTAGTGCTGATCGACAGACACGAATGGAAGGTGCAGAAATCAATAAAAGCTTGCTGGCTTTGAAG GAATGTATCAGAGCTCTAGGCCAGAACAAATCTCATACTCCTTTCCGTGAAAGCAAGTTGACCCAGGTGCTAAGGGACTCTTTCATAGGAACGAACTCAAGGACCTGTATG ATAGCAATGATTTCTCCAGGCATGAGTTCATGCGAGTACACCTTAAACACACTGAGATACGCTGACAG GGTGAAAGAGCTGAGTCCTCATAATGGAGGTGGTGAAACACAGAATCAAATGGAGATTGAGaatgaggaaacagaaatgagcGGAGGAAACGTAGGTCTTCAATGCAGT CTGTCcaaggatgaggaggaagatCTCTCTCCCCACCTGTTTAGTTTCCGTGAAGCTATGATTCAAATTGGTGAACGGGAGGAGAAGGTTGTAGAACAGCTTCGAGAACTGAGACAG aaaatgacaaCTGAACTTGACTACCTCCTGGGAATCGCAGAACAACCAGACTACGACCTTGAGATGTTTGTGAGCAGAGCTAAGTACTTCATAGAAGAGAGCTCAAGAAACTTTCTTAGTGCCAGAG AAACACTGGATGCTCTGGAAGCAGCCATGCAACTAGAGGAGCAAGCCAGCAAGAAGATAAGAAAGCAGAGGCATCAGTAA
- the KIF2C gene encoding kinesin-like protein KIF2C isoform X12, translated as MQIEIDDVITINPELAEELPTAEVKENFPLQENVTTQIQKRRSTLSKIPAPREAVRGRSRMSVITESQHNLQENEMGVDPRASTQIRNNLAVPAGRTRASRLRCAPEIVLPNGNGITEDNLPSARISSSQSPVRRKSNIVKEMEKMKNRREEKRAQLSEIRTKRAQEIDSSCPNWEFARMIREFRATLDCQPISISDPIEEHRICVCVRKRPLNKQEINKKECDVITVPSKCVLLVHEPKQKVDLTKYLETQTFRFDFSFDECASNEMVYRFTARPLVQTIFEGGKATCFAYGQTGSGKTHTMGGDFSGRAQNASKGIYAFASQDVFFLLSQPRYRSQDLDVYVTFFEIYNGKVFDLLNKKAKLRVLEDGKQQVQVVGLQEKQVSCSEDVIRMIEMGSACRTSGQTFANASSSRSHACFQIILRQRGKLVGKFSLVDLAGNERGADTSSADRQTRMEGAEINKSLLALKECIRALGQNKSHTPFRESKLTQVLRDSFIGTNSRTCMIAMISPGMSSCEYTLNTLRYADRVKELSPHNGGGETQNQMEIENEETEMSGGNVGLQCSLSKDEEEDLSPHLFSFREAMIQIGEREEKVVEQLRELRQKMTTELDYLLGIAEQPDYDLEMFVSRAKYFIEESSRNFLSARETLDALEAAMQLEEQASKKIRKQRHQ; from the exons ATGCAG ATTGAGATTGATGATGTGATAACAATAAATCCTGAGTTAGCAGAAGAGCTACCTACTGCAGAAGTGAAAGAGAACTTCCCTTTGCAAGAGAATGTAACCACACAG ATACAGAAGCGTAGATCAACTCTATCAAAAATTCCTGCTCCACGGGAAG cCGTGCGTGGCCGCTCTAGGATGTCTGTCATCACAGAATCTCAGCACAACCTCCAGGAAAATGAGATGGGAGTGGATCCCCGTGCTTCTACACAAATAAGAAACAACTTGGCAGTTCCTG CTGGCCGAACCAGGGCTAGTAGGCTGCGCTGTGCTCCAGAAATTGTGCTTCCAAATGGAAATGGCATTACAGAGGATAATCTGCCTTCTGCTAGAATAAGCTCTTCACAGAGCCCAG TTCGGAGAAAATCTAACATCGtgaaagagatggagaagatgaaaaacaggagagaagaaaagagagctcAACTTAGTGAAATCAGGACAAAACGTGCACAG GAAATCGACAGCAGTTGTCCGAACTGGGAGTTTGCACGGATGATCAGGGAATTCAGAGCAACTTTAGACTGCCAGCCAATATCCATATCTGACCCA ATAGAAGAACACagaatttgtgtgtgtgttaggAAGCGCCCCCTGAATAAACAAG aaataaacaaaaaggaatgtGATGTGATTACTGTTCCAAGCAAGTGTGTCCTGTTGGTGCATGAGCCAAAGCAGAAAGTGGACCTAACAAAATACCTCGAAACCCAAACATTTAGATTTGACTTTTCATTTGATGAGTGTGCTTCTAATGAAATGGTATACAG GTTCACTGCTAGGCCTCTTGTACAGACAATCTTTGAGGGTGGAAAGGCAACGTGTTTTGCATATGGTCAGACGGGCAGCGGCAAGACGCAt ACTATGGGTGGAGACTTCTCTGGGAGAGCACAGAATGCCTCAAAGGGCATATATGCTTTTGCAT CACAAGATGTCTTCTTTCTTCTAAGCCAGCCCAGATACAGGAGTCAGGACCTGGATGTCTATGTGactttctttgaaatatataaTGGAAAG GTGTTTGACCTCTTGAATAAGAAGGCAAAGCTTCGAGTCCTGGAGGATGGCAAGCAGCAGGTTCAGGTTGTTGGTCTGCAAGAGAAACAAGTCAGCTGTTCTGAAGATGTCATCAGAATGATTGAGATGGGCAGTGCTTGCAG GACATCTGGGCAGACTTTTGCAAATGCTAGCTCTTCACGGTCACATGCCTGCTTCCAAATCATACTACGTCAGAGAGGGAAATTGGTTGGCAAATTTTCCTTGGTGGATTTGGCAGGAAATGAGAGAGGTGCAGACACATCTAGTGCTGATCGACAGACACGAATGGAAGGTGCAGAAATCAATAAAAGCTTGCTGGCTTTGAAG GAATGTATCAGAGCTCTAGGCCAGAACAAATCTCATACTCCTTTCCGTGAAAGCAAGTTGACCCAGGTGCTAAGGGACTCTTTCATAGGAACGAACTCAAGGACCTGTATG ATAGCAATGATTTCTCCAGGCATGAGTTCATGCGAGTACACCTTAAACACACTGAGATACGCTGACAG GGTGAAAGAGCTGAGTCCTCATAATGGAGGTGGTGAAACACAGAATCAAATGGAGATTGAGaatgaggaaacagaaatgagcGGAGGAAACGTAGGTCTTCAATGCAGT CTGTCcaaggatgaggaggaagatCTCTCTCCCCACCTGTTTAGTTTCCGTGAAGCTATGATTCAAATTGGTGAACGGGAGGAGAAGGTTGTAGAACAGCTTCGAGAACTGAGACAG aaaatgacaaCTGAACTTGACTACCTCCTGGGAATCGCAGAACAACCAGACTACGACCTTGAGATGTTTGTGAGCAGAGCTAAGTACTTCATAGAAGAGAGCTCAAGAAACTTTCTTAGTGCCAGAG AAACACTGGATGCTCTGGAAGCAGCCATGCAACTAGAGGAGCAAGCCAGCAAGAAGATAAGAAAGCAGAGGCATCAGTAA
- the KIF2C gene encoding kinesin-like protein KIF2C isoform X1 — MDPRVYRYVCPGRVVNIQRSNGLIHKATVKEVNLQQSSVSVEWCEAGVVKGKEIEIDDVITINPELAEELPTAEVKENFPLQENVTTQIQKRRSTLSKIPAPREVAAVTSNVSAPEQKIAAVRGRSRMSVITESQHNLQENEMGVDPRASTQIRNNLAVPAGRTRASRLRCAPEIVLPNGNGITEDNLPSARISSSQSPVRRKSNIVKEMEKMKNRREEKRAQLSEIRTKRAQEIDSSCPNWEFARMIREFRATLDCQPISISDPIEEHRICVCVRKRPLNKQEINKKECDVITVPSKCVLLVHEPKQKVDLTKYLETQTFRFDFSFDECASNEMVYRFTARPLVQTIFEGGKATCFAYGQTGSGKTHTMGGDFSGRAQNASKGIYAFASQDVFFLLSQPRYRSQDLDVYVTFFEIYNGKVFDLLNKKAKLRVLEDGKQQVQVVGLQEKQVSCSEDVIRMIEMGSACRTSGQTFANASSSRSHACFQIILRQRGKLVGKFSLVDLAGNERGADTSSADRQTRMEGAEINKSLLALKECIRALGQNKSHTPFRESKLTQVLRDSFIGTNSRTCMIAMISPGMSSCEYTLNTLRYADRVKELSPHNGGGETQNQMEIENEETEMSGGNVGLQCSLSKDEEEDLSPHLFSFREAMIQIGEREEKVVEQLRELRQKMTTELDYLLGIAEQPDYDLEMFVSRAKYFIEESSRNFLSARETLDALEAAMQLEEQASKKIRKQRHQ, encoded by the exons ATGGACCCGCGGGTTTACCGCTACGTTTGCCCTGGGCGCGTTGTCAACATCCAGCGCAGCAACG gtctGATCCACAAAGCGACGGTGAAGGAGGTGAACCTGCAGCAGTCCTCCGTGTCGGTGGAGTGGTGCGAGGCGGGCGTCGTCAAGGGCAAGGAG ATTGAGATTGATGATGTGATAACAATAAATCCTGAGTTAGCAGAAGAGCTACCTACTGCAGAAGTGAAAGAGAACTTCCCTTTGCAAGAGAATGTAACCACACAG ATACAGAAGCGTAGATCAACTCTATCAAAAATTCCTGCTCCACGGGAAG TTGCAGCAGTGACATCTAATGTCTCTGCACCTGAGCAGAAGATTGCAG cCGTGCGTGGCCGCTCTAGGATGTCTGTCATCACAGAATCTCAGCACAACCTCCAGGAAAATGAGATGGGAGTGGATCCCCGTGCTTCTACACAAATAAGAAACAACTTGGCAGTTCCTG CTGGCCGAACCAGGGCTAGTAGGCTGCGCTGTGCTCCAGAAATTGTGCTTCCAAATGGAAATGGCATTACAGAGGATAATCTGCCTTCTGCTAGAATAAGCTCTTCACAGAGCCCAG TTCGGAGAAAATCTAACATCGtgaaagagatggagaagatgaaaaacaggagagaagaaaagagagctcAACTTAGTGAAATCAGGACAAAACGTGCACAG GAAATCGACAGCAGTTGTCCGAACTGGGAGTTTGCACGGATGATCAGGGAATTCAGAGCAACTTTAGACTGCCAGCCAATATCCATATCTGACCCA ATAGAAGAACACagaatttgtgtgtgtgttaggAAGCGCCCCCTGAATAAACAAG aaataaacaaaaaggaatgtGATGTGATTACTGTTCCAAGCAAGTGTGTCCTGTTGGTGCATGAGCCAAAGCAGAAAGTGGACCTAACAAAATACCTCGAAACCCAAACATTTAGATTTGACTTTTCATTTGATGAGTGTGCTTCTAATGAAATGGTATACAG GTTCACTGCTAGGCCTCTTGTACAGACAATCTTTGAGGGTGGAAAGGCAACGTGTTTTGCATATGGTCAGACGGGCAGCGGCAAGACGCAt ACTATGGGTGGAGACTTCTCTGGGAGAGCACAGAATGCCTCAAAGGGCATATATGCTTTTGCAT CACAAGATGTCTTCTTTCTTCTAAGCCAGCCCAGATACAGGAGTCAGGACCTGGATGTCTATGTGactttctttgaaatatataaTGGAAAG GTGTTTGACCTCTTGAATAAGAAGGCAAAGCTTCGAGTCCTGGAGGATGGCAAGCAGCAGGTTCAGGTTGTTGGTCTGCAAGAGAAACAAGTCAGCTGTTCTGAAGATGTCATCAGAATGATTGAGATGGGCAGTGCTTGCAG GACATCTGGGCAGACTTTTGCAAATGCTAGCTCTTCACGGTCACATGCCTGCTTCCAAATCATACTACGTCAGAGAGGGAAATTGGTTGGCAAATTTTCCTTGGTGGATTTGGCAGGAAATGAGAGAGGTGCAGACACATCTAGTGCTGATCGACAGACACGAATGGAAGGTGCAGAAATCAATAAAAGCTTGCTGGCTTTGAAG GAATGTATCAGAGCTCTAGGCCAGAACAAATCTCATACTCCTTTCCGTGAAAGCAAGTTGACCCAGGTGCTAAGGGACTCTTTCATAGGAACGAACTCAAGGACCTGTATG ATAGCAATGATTTCTCCAGGCATGAGTTCATGCGAGTACACCTTAAACACACTGAGATACGCTGACAG GGTGAAAGAGCTGAGTCCTCATAATGGAGGTGGTGAAACACAGAATCAAATGGAGATTGAGaatgaggaaacagaaatgagcGGAGGAAACGTAGGTCTTCAATGCAGT CTGTCcaaggatgaggaggaagatCTCTCTCCCCACCTGTTTAGTTTCCGTGAAGCTATGATTCAAATTGGTGAACGGGAGGAGAAGGTTGTAGAACAGCTTCGAGAACTGAGACAG aaaatgacaaCTGAACTTGACTACCTCCTGGGAATCGCAGAACAACCAGACTACGACCTTGAGATGTTTGTGAGCAGAGCTAAGTACTTCATAGAAGAGAGCTCAAGAAACTTTCTTAGTGCCAGAG AAACACTGGATGCTCTGGAAGCAGCCATGCAACTAGAGGAGCAAGCCAGCAAGAAGATAAGAAAGCAGAGGCATCAGTAA